A portion of the Punica granatum isolate Tunisia-2019 chromosome 7, ASM765513v2, whole genome shotgun sequence genome contains these proteins:
- the LOC116213241 gene encoding UPF0047 protein C4A8.02c produces MCGRKSLSKGSAASTLKYLAGYFLLALLTPLIIVLLPQFSLLSGRIAARWASMQSSTVFFAAKPLSSPAPPVRVRAVFTNPTTDQNSMAAASGPKWAQKTIKLPPLRRGCHLVTSKIVKEIGEDLSEFKCGLAHLFLHHTSASLTINENYDSDVRDDTETFLNKIVPEGRSAPWKHTLEGPDDMPAHIKSSMFGCSLTIPITDGKLNMGTWQGIWLCEHRDVATSRTVVVTMNGI; encoded by the exons ATGTGCGGCAGAAAAAGCCTGTCCAAGGGGAGCGCTGCGAGTACGTTAAAATATCTCGCGGGCTATTTCCTACTCGCGCTGCTGACCCCTCTGATCATCGTGCTCCTGCCCCAGTTTTCTTTGCTTTCTGGGCGGATCGCAGCGCGGTGGGCTTCGATGCAGTCCTCCACCGTCTTCTTCGCCGCCAAGCCTCTCTCTTCTCCCGCCCCGCCTGTCCGCGTGAGAGCGGTGTTCACGAACCCCACCACCGATCAAAACTCCATGGCCGCCGCTTCCGGCCCCAAGTGGGCTCAGAAGACCATCAAGCTGCCGCCCCTGAGGCGCGGCTGCCACCTCGTCACTTCGAAG ATAGTAAAGGAAATTGGAGAAGACTTGTCGGAGTTCAAGTGTGGGCTTGCACATCTGTTTC TCCATCACACAAGCGCTTCGCTCACTATCAATGAGAATTACGATTCAGATGTTAGGGATGATACAGAGACATTCCTCAACAAGATAGTCCCAGAG GGGAGATCTGCACCTTGGAAGCATACCCTTGAAG GCCCTGATGACATGCCAGCTCATATAAAATCTTCGATGTTTGGCTGCTCGCTCAC GATCCCAATTACAGATGGGAAGCTCAACATGGGCACTTGGCAG GGAATATGGCTTTGTGAGCATCGGGATGTTGCTACATCACGAACTGTGGTGGTCACCATGAATGGAATATGA
- the LOC116213239 gene encoding uncharacterized protein At1g76660-like, with protein MGSEQNRFPQQQRQELRKRWGGCWGAFSCFGSQKGGKRIVPASRLPDGSAAVPQRNGPQAGGLPNGHNQGQTLAPSIFAPPSSPASFTHSALPSTAQSPNNFLSLSANSPGGPSSTMFATGPYAHETQLVSPPVFSTFTTEPSTAPFTPPPELAHLTTPSSPDVPFAQFLTSSKDLKGADKTNYMASNDLHSAYSLYPGSPASSLISPISRASGDGLSSSFPERDFPPNWDPAASPQSDKSSRTGSGRLYGHSGNGPTRGSHDTNFFCPATFAEFYLDHNPPFPHTGGRLSVSKDSDIVYTSNQSRQVQNKSPKQDPDEIEAYRASFGFSADEIITTPQYVEIANVAAEDSFTMRPFTSNNNPPLEEEECRGHSLVGAGEKAEKQPVSLVSSKSLDSVPPSNDDHKDLKPWRQPGKVSGSSTPGIHVQTEDEEEDVFSKMKSSRNSRRYHLESSMSDAEIEYRRGRSLREGKGRSTWNC; from the exons ATGGGATCTGAGCAGAATAGATTCCCCCAGCAGCAGAGGCAGGAGCTG CGAAAGAGATGGGGAGGCTGTTGGGGCGCCTTCTCCTGTTTCGGTTCACAGAAAGGCGGAAAGCGCATTGTTCCCGCATCGCGACTTCCCGATGGAAGTGCTGCCGTTCCCCAAAGAAATGGACCTCAGGCAGGTGGGTTGCCCAATGGGCACAACCAGGGCCAGACACTTGCTCCATCCATCTTTGCACCACCCTCTTCACCAGCTTCCTTCACACACTCTGCTCTCCCTTCTACTGCTCAGTCTCCCAATAATTTCCTATCGTTATCAGCCAACTCACCTGGCGGACCTTCATCGACAATGTTTGCGACAGGCCCATATGCACATGAGACCCAACTTGTCTCCCCTCCCGTCTTCTCAACTTTCACCACTGAGCCCTCCACTGCACCCTTCACTCCACCACCTGAATTGGCCCACTTGACCACCCCTTCTTCCCCGGACGTCCCCTTTGCTCAGTTCCTAACCTCTTCGAAGGACCTCAAAGGTGCTGATAAGACCAATTATATGGCATCGAATGATCTCCACTCAGCGTACTCACTCTACCCTGGAAGCCCTGCGAGCAGCCTCATATCACCGATCTCAAGGGCCTCAGGCGATGGCTTATCTTCGTCTTTCCCCGAGCGTGACTTCCCACCTAACTGGGATCCTGCTGCCTCTCCGCAGAGTGACAAGTCTTCTAGAACTGGTTCAGGCAGGTTATATGGACACAGCGGTAATGGTCCCACCAGAGGGTCCCATGACACAAACTTCTTCTGCCCTGCCACTTTTGCCGaattctacttggatcacaaCCCACCATTTCCCCATACTGGTGGGAGGTTAAGTGTTTCCAAGGACTCCGACATTGTCTATACGAGCAACCAGAGCAGGCAGGTCCAGAACAAGAGTCCCAAGCAAGACCCAGACGAAATAGAAGCTTATAGAGCTTCTTTCGGGTTTAGTGCCGACGAGATCATCACGACCCCTCAGTATGTGGAAATTGCTAATGTGGCTGCAGAGGATTCTTTCACTATGAGACCTTTTACTTCTAACAATAACCCACccttggaagaagaagagtgtCGGGGACATTCTCTGGTTGGCGCAGGAGAAAAGGCAGAGAAGCAGCCTGTGAGTTTGGTTTCTTCGAAAAGCCTTGATTCTGTTCCTCCTTCCAATGATGATCACAAAG ACCTTAAGCCATGGAGGCAACCAGGGAAAGTCTCAGGTTCAAGCACACCTGGAATCCATGTCCAGACTGAAGACGAAGAGGAAGATGTATTCTCAAAAATGAAATCTTCCAGAAACAGCCGAAGATACCATCTCGAGTCATCCATGTCCGACGCAGAGATTGAGTATCGGAGAGGAAGAAGCTTGCGAGAAGGCAAAGGCCGATCCACATGGAATTGCTGA
- the LOC116213242 gene encoding AP-1 complex subunit sigma-2-like, with the protein MIHFVLLISRQGKVRLTKWYSPYSQKERTKVIRELSGLILTRGPKLCNFVEWRGLKVVYRRYASLYFCMCIDQDDNELEVLEIIHLFVEILDRYFGSVCELDLIFNFHKAYYILDELLLAGELQETSKKTVGRLIAGQDALVETAKEEANSISNMIAQATK; encoded by the exons ATG ATTCACTTCGTGCTTCTGATAAGTAGGCAGGGGAAAGTCAGGTTGACGAAATGGTATTCACCCTATTCCCAGAAGGAGCGTACCAAG GTCATTCGGGAGCTTAGTGGTTTAATACTTACTCGAGGCCCCAAGCTTTGCAATTTTGTGGAATGGAGGGGATTGAAAGTTGTTTATAGAAG ATATGCCAGCCTATACTTCTGCATGTGCATTGACCAGGATGACAATGAACTCGAGGTCCTCGAAATTATCCACCTCTTTGTTGAGATATTAGACCGCTACTTTGGAAGT GTTTGTGAGCTGGACTTGATCTTTAATTTCCATAAG GCTTATTACATATTGGATGAGCTATTGCTTGCTGGTGAACTCCAGGAGACAAGCAAGAAGACAGTTGGACGGCTTATCGCTGGACAA GATGCGCTCGTGGAAACAGCTAAAGAGGAGGCTAATTCGATAAGCAATATGATTGCTCAGGCCACCAAATAG
- the LOC116213240 gene encoding pentatricopeptide repeat-containing protein At1g06270, whose protein sequence is MFSRVLKLGRSVPSDRFFIRKFSCSGCSITSLQDLQQALAVTVRTRSYQQIPDLLNFAGDHFPNPNLFSFLAEFPDSSRIHIIDEILQAFIPLRPRSRNRAAYSCLLSHTLQSPNPFPLSLAIVQRSLRSGCSPFPEASVLLSAAWLKHCRDSRSVAEIMLGMKSIGYSPDTGTCNYVISSLSSADRLDEAMKVLKGMGGAGCIPDSDTYGMIIGRMCDARRCSAALEMLKKMVKAGLTPRQGTVEKVAAALKASREVRKGVDMIGFLEKEECSVGFEVYEIAAEACLEGKEPILAAKVVMRMTNRGFIPYIKVRQMLVEGLASKGELGLVHAIRQRLTELGS, encoded by the coding sequence ATGTTCAGCCGGGTACTGAAACTCGGAAGGTCCGTTCCTTCTGATCGCTTCTTCATCCGAAAGTTCTCTTGTTCGGGCTGTTCCATCACTTCGCTTCAAGATCTTCAGCAAGCATTGGCGGTCACAGTCCGAACCAGAAGCTACCAGCAAATTCCCGACCTTCTCAACTTCGCCGGGGATCATTTCCCGAACCCGAACCTATTCTCGTTTCTAGCAGAATTCCCTGACAGCTCCCGGATCCATATCATCGATGAAATACTGCAGGCTTTTATCCCTCTCAGACCTCGCTCTCGAAACCGGGCCGCCTACTCCTGCCTCCTCTCCCACACCCTCCAAAGTCCTAACCCTTTCCCGCTCTCCCTCGCCATTGTTCAACGCTCCCTTCGTTCGGGATGCAGCCCGTTTCCCGAGGCAAGCGTGTTACTCTCTGCAGCGTGGTTGAAGCACTGCAGGGATTCTCGTTCCGTTGCTGAGATCATGTTGGGTATGAAGTCGATCGGGTATAGTCCTGATACTGGCACGTGCAATTATGTCATATCGTCTCTGAGCTCGGCTGATCGGTTGGATGAGGCCATGAAGGTCTTAAAGGGCATGGGTGGGGCTGGGTGTATCCCCGATTCAGACACTTATGGGATGATAATCGGCAGGATGTGTGATGCTAGGAGGTGTTCTGCTGCCTTGGAGATGCTGAAGAAGATGGTGAAGGCCGGGCTAACGCCGAGGCAGGGGACAGTGGAGAAAGTGGCAGCTGCGCTGAAGGCTAGCAGGGAAGTCAGGAAAGGTGTCGATATGATTGGGTTCTTGGAAAAGGAGGAATGCTCGGTCGGGTTTGAAGTGTATGAGATCGCTGCAGAAGCTTGCTTAGAGGGCAAGGAGCCCATCTTGGCTGCAAAGGTCGTGATGCGGATGACTAATCGAGGCTTTATACCGTACATCAAGGTCAGGCAGATGTTGGTTGAGGGCTTGGCTTCTAAAGGCGAGCTGGGCCTTGTTCATGCTATTAGGCAGAGATTAACGGAGCTCGGGTCTTAG